The following coding sequences are from one Prochlorococcus sp. MIT 1314 window:
- a CDS encoding ferritin, whose protein sequence is MNENNLKTKKLINFGPSGRAVAQPMDNSLLDNIFEHLTMERYANVQYFSIYMWFQERDLNGFASHFLSESQSEMEHAQKFADYLIARGQSVKLSQLPAPVQEWDSIEDLISYSFNMEADLTSSLQQLYSISERISDTRTNVFLDPIVEAQTKSEDEFANILGKVKFASNQPSAILLIDSDLKKK, encoded by the coding sequence ATGAATGAAAATAATTTAAAAACGAAGAAATTAATTAATTTTGGCCCATCTGGAAGAGCTGTTGCACAACCAATGGACAATAGCTTATTGGATAATATTTTTGAACATTTAACAATGGAAAGATATGCCAACGTTCAATATTTTTCTATATATATGTGGTTTCAAGAGAGAGATTTAAATGGATTTGCCTCTCATTTTCTAAGTGAATCTCAAAGTGAAATGGAACATGCCCAAAAATTTGCAGATTATTTAATTGCAAGAGGGCAAAGTGTGAAACTTAGTCAACTTCCTGCACCTGTTCAGGAATGGGACTCTATAGAGGATTTGATTTCATATTCTTTTAATATGGAGGCTGATTTAACTTCATCTCTACAACAGCTCTATTCGATTTCAGAAAGAATTTCAGATACAAGAACCAATGTATTTTTAGATCCAATTGTAGAGGCTCAAACCAAATCAGAGGATGAATTTGCAAATATACTTGGGAAAGTTAAGTTTGCGTCTAATCAACCATCTGCAATTTTATTAATAGATAGTGATTTAAAGAAAAAATAA
- a CDS encoding Crp/Fnr family transcriptional regulator, translating into MNFHSYGESPSKSVRIITGQSVLIDPSSRPKGTCLEVESGIARVYCPCEETEGMTLAFLQSGDQLRTDLLCSDGVCVEALTDLSFHSNVNIDENIGYDAVNEWTLQLLRIRHLGNAEQRLQALLSILVNRLGRRCGQWCELPFRLTHERIGELIGSTRVTSTRLISKLRSSELLIAPIGTQTVSVAPSFIETSPL; encoded by the coding sequence ATGAATTTCCATTCTTATGGAGAATCTCCCTCAAAATCAGTAAGGATAATAACTGGGCAATCCGTTTTAATAGATCCATCATCAAGACCAAAAGGCACATGTCTAGAAGTTGAAAGTGGAATTGCAAGAGTTTATTGCCCCTGTGAAGAAACTGAAGGAATGACACTAGCATTCTTACAATCAGGAGATCAATTAAGAACAGACCTTTTATGTAGTGATGGAGTCTGTGTTGAAGCCTTAACAGATTTATCTTTTCATAGCAATGTAAATATTGATGAAAATATTGGGTACGATGCAGTAAATGAGTGGACTTTGCAACTTCTCAGAATTAGACACTTAGGAAATGCAGAACAAAGATTACAAGCTTTACTTTCAATACTGGTTAATAGATTAGGAAGAAGGTGTGGGCAGTGGTGTGAGTTACCTTTTAGGTTGACTCATGAAAGGATAGGTGAATTAATAGGTTCAACACGAGTAACATCAACTAGATTAATTTCTAAACTAAGATCATCTGAGTTATTAATAGCTCCAATTGGAACCCAAACGGTAAGTGTTGCGCCTTCTTTTATTGAAACATCCCCACTATAG
- a CDS encoding ABC transporter ATP-binding protein, which yields MVNNYWFEAKNINCFKNGFKVIKNLDLKITYSENVILIGPNGAGKSSLIEVINRNIYPVVADNSMLKIFDKENINLWELRKRISTVNNDIKNRINPNLKVYDLIKSGLYGKYCYISIKSAEDHYKVESLMKVMNISSLANKFFSYLSDGEKQIILIARALIRKPDILILDEPIANLDYKSKFFVIDKINELSKSNTKIFCVTHDISMITDIYDRVIMIKKGELIADGNQKKVINSSNLKKLYGIDAEVIKKNGLWFLNRLFK from the coding sequence GTGGTTAATAACTATTGGTTTGAGGCAAAAAATATAAATTGTTTTAAGAACGGTTTTAAAGTAATTAAGAATTTAGATTTAAAAATAACATATTCAGAGAATGTAATATTAATCGGACCTAATGGTGCTGGTAAATCCTCATTAATAGAGGTAATTAATAGAAACATATACCCGGTAGTAGCCGATAATTCTATGCTAAAAATATTTGACAAAGAAAATATAAATTTATGGGAACTAAGAAAAAGAATAAGTACAGTAAATAATGATATTAAAAATAGAATAAATCCAAATCTGAAAGTCTATGACTTAATTAAAAGTGGACTATATGGAAAATATTGCTACATATCAATTAAATCTGCAGAAGACCATTATAAAGTAGAAAGTCTTATGAAAGTTATGAATATCTCAAGTTTAGCTAATAAATTTTTTTCCTATTTATCAGATGGAGAAAAACAGATTATACTCATTGCTAGAGCGTTAATTAGAAAACCAGATATATTAATCCTGGATGAACCAATTGCTAATTTAGATTATAAATCAAAGTTTTTTGTAATTGATAAGATTAATGAATTATCAAAATCAAATACAAAGATTTTTTGTGTAACACACGATATTTCAATGATTACAGATATTTATGACCGAGTCATAATGATAAAAAAGGGTGAGCTAATCGCTGATGGAAATCAAAAGAAAGTTATAAATAGTTCAAATCTTAAAAAATTATATGGTATTGATGCAGAAGTAATTAAAAAAAATGGATTATGGTTTTTAAACAGATTGTTTAAATAA